Genomic segment of Candidatus Chlorohelix allophototropha:
TGCACGGCAATATCAATCGAGTTAAATGCTTTGATGAAGGTCTGTTAGTGGATAGCTGGAATGAAAACCAAGGAATACCGCCACGCTGCCCACGTTGTGGCGGATTCCTACGTCCCGATGTGGTTTGGTTTGGTGAAATGTTACCTGACGAGGTTTTTGAAAAAGCTGAATATGCGGCAAAAAAGTGCGATGTTTTTTTCTCCATTGGAACTTCCGGTCAGGTAGAACCTGCCGCTTCATTAGCAAGAATAGCGCACGGAATTGTGATTACAATTAATCTAGAGGTCGAATCACTGATTTCACCGTACCGCTATAATTTTAACGGAAAAGCCGGTGAAATCTTGCCTTTATTGGTGCAAAAGTTGTAGGTATTTTTAATAGTTGGATTTAAGAGGAGCGGAGGCGCGTAGGTATATAGTAAGGTTAGAGCCTTTACCTTCTTCGCTCTGTACTTCTATACGTCCGCCCATTGCTTTAATAAAGTTCTGGCTGATATAAAGCCCTAGCCCTAACCCGTTGGCTTTTGATGGAGAGTTGTTGGCTTTGAAGAAGCGTTCAAAGAGGTGGGGCAAATCTTTTTCAGGAATACCAACGCCTTCATCCTGCACGGCGATAGTGATTTCTTCCAAAGCCTGTTGCACCCTTACCTTTATTAATCCACCTCTAGGCGAGTATTTAACGGCATTGCTAAGAAGGCTTGATAATACTCGTTCGAAAGCCGGTATATCGACATCGCCAATAACCACTGCGGGATTTGTGCGTAATTCAAAGTGATGAACTGGGCGCGGCATACGCACCTGCTTAGCTAGTTGTTCCGCCTCATTGATTTTGTTTCGTATAATCGGTATGAGATCAACCGGACGTTTGTGTAATTCAAGCTTGTTGGTTTCAATATCCGATATACTGGTAAGATCTTCTACCAGTGTTTGCAGGCGATCCAGTTGACCTTCCATAACCCCATTATAATGACGCAAACTCTCGATTAGTTTGTTGAGGTCAATTTTTTCGAGGCTTTCTTCTTCCAAACGTTTGTTGACAAGTCGGTTATAACCAAGTAGCGAGGTTAGCGGGGTTTTTAGCTCATGCGAGATTAAGGTAAGAAAGAGGTCTTTCTCCTGTAAAGCTGACCTTTCGGCTTCATAGTTACGGGCGTTCTCGATGGCGTTGGCGGCACGTTCAGCCAACTGTTGTAGCAATGTTACATGGCGGTCTTCAATTGGTGTAACCTTGATCTCTGGATTCTGGTAGGTAATATTATAGATTGCCAGCGCGCCAATAACCTTACTTCTTACTTTCAAGGGAACACATAGCAAGCTATTTACATGTTCTACATCCCGGATAAACGGTGCTATACGCGACCAATCGGTATTGTCCTTGATAAACATAGCGGTGGCATTTTGCACCACTTTACCCACAATTGTCTGTCCGATTCTTACAGGTTCACTATTTTTGGTGGGTATATATTCCGGTAATTCGGGCGGGGGTGTTTCTTTACTATAGTAGCCTATTGGGAAAATCTGGTCTGTATTTTCTCTAACGATAAATACAACTGAGGTATTGCCAACCATTCTGGTAGACATTTCCCCAATTACAGATAGCACTTCGCGCAATTTCAATGAGCTACTAAGAACCCGGCTTGCTTCCGCCAGCATTTCAGCTTCTTGCTCACGGCGACGGGCTTCTTCATAAAGGCGCGAATTGGTTATAGCCAGCGCTGCTTGATTGGTAATAATAGTTAGCAGGCGTAACTCTTCTCTGGAATAGACTCTGTGCTGGCTGTGGTACAAAACCATAATACCGATCAAACTCTGGCGATAGAGTAGGGGTAGGGTGAGCATTGTCATCAAACCCTCGCGCATACTCAATTCTCGCAAGCCGTTTAAACGCTGTGAAGCTTGAATATCTTCTATATAGACAGGGCTACGGATGGTTTGTAAGCGACTGAACTCACGATCTTCGTAGAATTTAAGAACTTTATCAATAAACAGGTCGGTAAGTCCCCAATTAGCCGCGCAAACCAACCTTCCGATATCGGCGAGGGGTTCTTCTTCGGTAAAAACATTGTGAGGATTAGAGCCATCGGTCAGTTCATGTTGCAGGTTTTTTCGGAGAAAAACAGCCGCTCGACTAGCTTTGAAAAGCCCTGAGACATGTTGTACAAGGTTTATAAGTACATTCCCCGGATTAAGCTCGGAATTTAGCAATGAGGAAATAACCAGGAGAGCTTCTGCTTGTTCAGGGCGAATACTAATTTCTGGCACGAATAAGTCTTCCGCTGGCACCATATTAAAGCGATTAAACGCTTGTGTACCATCCTTATTATTCTGCGAATCGGATGATACTTCATTAATATGCTCTAGCATTTGACCCCACAAAGGGAAATTATATTCCCCCACTTTAATATTATTAAGTAGTATCAAATAGATATAAACCAATTATACACATTTCAATAAATACATACAATACATGCTGTCAGCAGTAAGTGTTCAGAATTATAGTAAATGGTTTACAAGAACAGCCTTAGCCCTGTTGTAAGAAGGGGAAAGGCTTATAAATTGGAACAATATAAGTCATATTGGAACAAGCCTGCGCAGCCGCGAATATACTGCCGATTAACCTCGGTTGACAACCTTACCTTCGCCTTATAAACTCTTCTAATGATAGCGGAATGAGATATGCTATCCGGCGCAGCAAAACAGCGCCGGATATGTTTTTTTATGGTAGGGAGAAAATCGGCTATGCGTAATTCGACCCCGCTTGTTATCGGGGTGGCTGGTGGTACAGGTAGCGGCAAGACTACAGTAGCACGTCACATCGTAGAGAATATCGGCATCTCGCTGGTAGTGCATCTCCAGCACGATTCGTACTACAAAGACCTTTCCCATATGCCTTTTGAAGAGCGCACCCGTGTTAACTATGATCATCCTGATTCGCTTGATAACGATCTCTTATATCAACATCTGTTGGATTTACGAGCAGGCAAACCAATTTTGATGCCCATTTACGATTTTGTGCAGCATAATCG
This window contains:
- a CDS encoding SIR2 family NAD-dependent protein deacylase; the encoded protein is MNEIVIPVQLIEALKKAQRVAILTGAGISAESGIPTFRDQLTGLWAKYRPEELATSKGFQRNPRMVWEWYAARREKVHTVEPNAGHYALAELARKVPELTLATQNVDGLHQRAGSEGVIELHGNINRVKCFDEGLLVDSWNENQGIPPRCPRCGGFLRPDVVWFGEMLPDEVFEKAEYAAKKCDVFFSIGTSGQVEPAASLARIAHGIVITINLEVESLISPYRYNFNGKAGEILPLLVQKL
- a CDS encoding sensor histidine kinase, with amino-acid sequence MLEHINEVSSDSQNNKDGTQAFNRFNMVPAEDLFVPEISIRPEQAEALLVISSLLNSELNPGNVLINLVQHVSGLFKASRAAVFLRKNLQHELTDGSNPHNVFTEEEPLADIGRLVCAANWGLTDLFIDKVLKFYEDREFSRLQTIRSPVYIEDIQASQRLNGLRELSMREGLMTMLTLPLLYRQSLIGIMVLYHSQHRVYSREELRLLTIITNQAALAITNSRLYEEARRREQEAEMLAEASRVLSSSLKLREVLSVIGEMSTRMVGNTSVVFIVRENTDQIFPIGYYSKETPPPELPEYIPTKNSEPVRIGQTIVGKVVQNATAMFIKDNTDWSRIAPFIRDVEHVNSLLCVPLKVRSKVIGALAIYNITYQNPEIKVTPIEDRHVTLLQQLAERAANAIENARNYEAERSALQEKDLFLTLISHELKTPLTSLLGYNRLVNKRLEEESLEKIDLNKLIESLRHYNGVMEGQLDRLQTLVEDLTSISDIETNKLELHKRPVDLIPIIRNKINEAEQLAKQVRMPRPVHHFELRTNPAVVIGDVDIPAFERVLSSLLSNAVKYSPRGGLIKVRVQQALEEITIAVQDEGVGIPEKDLPHLFERFFKANNSPSKANGLGLGLYISQNFIKAMGGRIEVQSEEGKGSNLTIYLRASAPLKSNY